In Corvus moneduloides isolate bCorMon1 chromosome 3, bCorMon1.pri, whole genome shotgun sequence, one DNA window encodes the following:
- the NKX2-4 gene encoding homeobox protein Nkx-2.4 isoform X1, with protein sequence MSLSPKHTTPFSVTDILSPMEESYKKFGGMDGAGGLGAPLGPYRQAPVPTAAAAAVPQHVPAGAAAYHMPHGVSQFPHGAVGGYCNGGLGNVGELPAYPEGMRGGAAAGGGWYGPGGDPRYSSISRFMGPSAGMNVAGMGGLSGIAEGAKGIVPLHAAPRRKRRVLFSQAQVYELERRFKQQKYLSAPEREHLASLIHLTPTQVKIWFQNHRYKMKRQAKDKAAAQQLHPDGGGGGGGGGGGLCQQPSPRRVAVPVLVKDGKPCPPPGSGTPGPGQAAPAPPAAAPAADLEELSPSPPALHGPVAPLAPLDSAGVDYNGGMVSPNLLYGRTW encoded by the exons aTGTCGCTGAGCCCCAAGCACACGACGCCCTTCTCGGTCACCGACATCCTCAGCCCGATGGAGGAGAGCTACAAGAAGTTCGGCGGCATGGACGGGGCGGGCGGGCTGGGCGCGCCCCTCGGGCCGTACCGCCAGGCGCCCGTgcccaccgccgccgccgccgccgtcccGCAGCACGTCCCCGCGGGCGCGGCCGCCTACCACATGCCCCACGGCGTCTCGCAGTTCCCGCACGGCGCCGTCGGGGGCTACTGCAACGGCGGGCTGGGCAACGTGGGCGAGCTGCCCGCCTACCCCGAGGGGAtgcggggcggcgcggcggcgggcggcggctggtACGGGCCCGGCGGCGACCCCCGCTACTCCAGCA TCTCCAGGTTCATGGGCCCGTCGGCGGGGATGAACGTGGCCGGGATGGGCGGCCTGAGCGGCATCGCCGAGGGCGCCAAGGGCATCGTGCCGCTGCACGCGGCGCCGcggaggaagaggagggtgcTCTTCTCGCAGGCGCAGGTCTACGAGCTGGAGCGGCGCTTCAAGCAGCAGAAGTACCTGTCGGCGCCGGAGCGGGAGCACCTGGCCAGCCTCATCCACCTCACCCCCACGCAGGTGAAGATCTGGTTCCAGAACCACCGCTACAAAATGAAGCGCCAGGCCAAGGACAAGGCGGCCGCCCAGCAGTTGCACCCcgacggcggcggcggcggcggcggaggcggcggcgggctgtgccagcagccctCGCCGCGCCGCGTGGCCGTGCCGGTGCTGGTGAAGGACGGCAAACCCTGCCCGCCGCCGGGCAGCGGCACCCCGGGCCCCGGGCAggccgcccccgcgccccccgccgccgcgccc GCGGCCGACCTGGAGGAGCTGTCGCCCAGCCCGCCGGCGCTGCACGGCCCCGTGGCCCCCCTGGCCCCCCTGGACTCGGCCGGCGTCGACTACAACGGCGGCATGGTCAGCCCCAACCTGCTCTACGGCAGGACGTGGTAA
- the NKX2-4 gene encoding homeobox protein Nkx-2.4 isoform X2 — MSLSPKHTTPFSVTDILSPMEESYKKFGGMDGAGGLGAPLGPYRQAPVPTAAAAAVPQHVPAGAAAYHMPHGVSQFPHGAVGGYCNGGLGNVGELPAYPEGMRGGAAAGGGWYGPGGDPRYSSISRFMGPSAGMNVAGMGGLSGIAEGAKGIVPLHAAPRRKRRVLFSQAQVYELERRFKQQKYLSAPEREHLASLIHLTPTQVKIWFQNHRYKMKRQAKDKAAAQQLHPDGGGGGGGGGGGLCQQPSPRRVAVPVLVKDGKPCPPPGSGTPGPGQAAPAPPAAAPAGHPHPGSLGQAADLEELSPSPPALHGPVAPLAPLDSAGVDYNGGMVSPNLLYGRTW, encoded by the exons aTGTCGCTGAGCCCCAAGCACACGACGCCCTTCTCGGTCACCGACATCCTCAGCCCGATGGAGGAGAGCTACAAGAAGTTCGGCGGCATGGACGGGGCGGGCGGGCTGGGCGCGCCCCTCGGGCCGTACCGCCAGGCGCCCGTgcccaccgccgccgccgccgccgtcccGCAGCACGTCCCCGCGGGCGCGGCCGCCTACCACATGCCCCACGGCGTCTCGCAGTTCCCGCACGGCGCCGTCGGGGGCTACTGCAACGGCGGGCTGGGCAACGTGGGCGAGCTGCCCGCCTACCCCGAGGGGAtgcggggcggcgcggcggcgggcggcggctggtACGGGCCCGGCGGCGACCCCCGCTACTCCAGCA TCTCCAGGTTCATGGGCCCGTCGGCGGGGATGAACGTGGCCGGGATGGGCGGCCTGAGCGGCATCGCCGAGGGCGCCAAGGGCATCGTGCCGCTGCACGCGGCGCCGcggaggaagaggagggtgcTCTTCTCGCAGGCGCAGGTCTACGAGCTGGAGCGGCGCTTCAAGCAGCAGAAGTACCTGTCGGCGCCGGAGCGGGAGCACCTGGCCAGCCTCATCCACCTCACCCCCACGCAGGTGAAGATCTGGTTCCAGAACCACCGCTACAAAATGAAGCGCCAGGCCAAGGACAAGGCGGCCGCCCAGCAGTTGCACCCcgacggcggcggcggcggcggcggaggcggcggcgggctgtgccagcagccctCGCCGCGCCGCGTGGCCGTGCCGGTGCTGGTGAAGGACGGCAAACCCTGCCCGCCGCCGGGCAGCGGCACCCCGGGCCCCGGGCAggccgcccccgcgccccccgccgccgcgcccgccgggCACCCGCACCCCGGCTCGCTGGGGCAGGCGGCCGACCTGGAGGAGCTGTCGCCCAGCCCGCCGGCGCTGCACGGCCCCGTGGCCCCCCTGGCCCCCCTGGACTCGGCCGGCGTCGACTACAACGGCGGCATGGTCAGCCCCAACCTGCTCTACGGCAGGACGTGGTAA